Proteins from a single region of Jatrophihabitans sp.:
- a CDS encoding TatD family hydrolase, whose translation MTARAGAVSSSEAKDQPPPPPPPLAGTVFDSHCHLDAMSARSGRSARGEPAGAQFTAAVLAEAAAVGVTRVVNVGCEVGEWASALESTEHPEVYAALAVHPTEVSGLTEAHYRELAELLGHPKVVAVGETGLDYYWDRTEPAEQQRHFRRHIELSKQVGKPLVIHDRQAHADVLRILREEGAPPAGVIFHAFSGDAEMARECVAAGYLLSFSGVLTFTNAPALREAAAVTPLEQLLVETDAPFLTPHPYRGRPNASYLIPHLVRRLSEEKNVPESVVCATISATGARLFGW comes from the coding sequence ATGACCGCCCGAGCCGGCGCCGTTTCAAGCAGCGAGGCAAAGGACCAGCCGCCACCGCCGCCACCGCCGCTGGCCGGCACGGTCTTCGACTCGCACTGCCACCTCGATGCGATGTCGGCGCGGTCTGGACGGTCGGCCCGCGGCGAGCCGGCGGGGGCGCAGTTCACCGCGGCGGTGCTGGCCGAGGCCGCCGCGGTCGGCGTCACCCGGGTGGTGAACGTCGGCTGCGAGGTCGGTGAGTGGGCTTCGGCGCTGGAGTCCACCGAGCACCCCGAGGTCTACGCCGCCCTGGCCGTCCACCCGACCGAGGTCAGCGGCCTGACCGAGGCGCACTACCGCGAGCTGGCCGAGCTGCTGGGCCATCCCAAGGTGGTGGCCGTCGGCGAGACCGGCCTGGACTACTACTGGGACCGCACCGAGCCCGCCGAGCAACAGCGGCATTTCCGCCGGCACATCGAGCTGTCCAAGCAGGTCGGCAAGCCGTTGGTGATCCACGACCGGCAGGCGCACGCCGACGTCCTGCGGATCCTGCGCGAGGAGGGCGCCCCGCCGGCCGGAGTGATCTTTCACGCCTTCTCCGGTGACGCCGAGATGGCCCGGGAGTGTGTGGCCGCCGGCTACCTGCTGTCCTTCTCCGGCGTCCTCACCTTCACCAACGCGCCGGCCCTGCGGGAAGCCGCCGCGGTGACCCCCCTGGAGCAACTGCTGGTGGAGACCGACGCCCCGTTTCTGACCCCGCATCCCTACCGCGGCAGGCCCAATGCGTCATACCTTATTCCGCACCTTGTGCGCCGATTATCCGAAGAGAAAAACGTCCCTGAATCAGTGGTGTGCGCCACTATTTCTGCCACTGGAGCACGTCTTTTCGGATGGTAA